Genomic window (Candidatus Nitrosocosmicus franklandus):
ATTAAAAACTTTCTCAATCAATACTTTCAAGTATTGTTTATTAAATCGAAAGGGTCTTGAGGACCGTTCTAGACAATTGTTCGTAATCCAATATAATAAATAATTCACAATCTCGATTAATACTTTTGATATCCGACTACACAATGAGCATCCAAGGCCATCTGTGTAGACTGGTAAATATTGATCCATGCAGGTTCATCGGTTGGATACAAAATACAGTGGATTTCATATTAAATACCAGATGAAATATTTTGGCTATCTTGGTAAAATTATGAAAAATAGAACCAATCAAAAAAATTTTCGTATTTAGCGCAGAATGAGGCTTAAGCTAGTCGCTATATCTTATTTATCGGAAGGTTGTTCAGTTTTTCAAATTCTCTGTCAAGTTCAGTTGAATTTTGATTATTATATGTGATCAAAATTCTATCGTCATCATTTATCACGTAGTTCATGATATCTTTGGTTTCATTGCCGTTTACATAAGATGTTAATTTATATTCTCCATTTTCACAGAATCGTTGATTACTATCAGTAATAAAACACCCATTGGAAATATCCATTCTGATACTCTTTAAGAACTCTCCCAGTGGTACATTAGATGCGTGTTTATGAAGAGTTGTTCCATCTAGTGTGCCGTTATAACTCTCAACGTGTATGTAATTTGACCTTACCATATACTTCTGTTGTGCCAGATCAACATCTGTACCGTTTAGAATGATCAGCAAAGCTGCATGTTCATGCGCAGAACCCAGCTCTCCATACCTAGCTGAGACATTGTCGCCTGGAAACAATGTGGCCAAAACAGTAGCTAGAGCAACTACTCCTATAACAACCGGAACTATAATCTTCAAATATTGTTTTCTTTTCTTTCTTCCTCTTGCAAAATAGCTCCCATCACTATTGGAGTCTTTATTAGCAGTATTATTTTTATTAGCATCCGCAGCCGTATTTTTCTTTTTCTTGCTCATTCTCTTGTATAAAGAAATATCATCTCTAATTTAAAATTAATATTTGATAACTCACGTAGTATTTGTCATTTCATTGATGATATTTTTTAGTCTTAAGGAGAATGGGTGATTGGGATTATTTATGACAGTCAAAAATTCCCTAGGACTAAATTGTATATCGCAGTAGCAAGGCAAAGGAGAGAGTGAGTTTGCGCCTGTTGCAGCATGTAATTCTTCCAAAACTTTTTTGTGATCTTGGTTTTCCACAATATTTGATTGAATTGTATTACAAGGGATACAATATCCAGAAACTCTATTAAGCAATATATAAGAAATTGCACCAAAGCGAACAAACGTGGTATAAATTTCAAATAACAGCTTTTTAGTGCCTTCTATATCCAAATCATCCATTTTCATTGTCAGAATCAACTTGTCAGCAATTGATAGTGCATTAATCGACCAATGTCTTATTCCCGGACTCGTATCTATTATAATATAATCTGCATCAAGCTTGGTAATTATTTGCTCTCTAAGGAAAACCAATTTTCTGAACTGCTTTTTCCAATAATCTGTTCCGTTGCCCATTTCAAACTTGAATATTGCATCTCGACTCGGATTTGAAAAACCAGTATAAAGTCTCCCCTTTGAATTGGTTTGTTCTTGTCCTTGTGGAAAAAGCAAGGGAGTTGTATCAATTATGGATTCGTGTATGTCGGCATTATTATCTAAAAAATCGTTTATCCATTTCTTTGGATTTGTCTTAAAATAATTGTGCAAACTAGGTGCATATACATCAAGATCGAGTATGGCAACCTTCTTCCCCATTTGAACGAGCAGTGCTGCAGCATTTGCAGCAATTGTTGTCTTACCAGTGCCCCCTTTATAGGAATGTATCGCTATACAATGAGTCATACTAAGTTTGCCTATTATTGTACTTCAAAGTTTGATATTAAATCTTTTGAATTTATATGCTTGGCATATCGTCATTTAGCCAGAACTAATAGGAAACCTTTCCTGTTTTTGTAAATTTTGTATTTAATCATGTCTATATACTTTTGAATGTTCATTTCGTCATTATGAAGTATCACAATTGGATAATTAATTTGTACGATATTAAATCAAAAAAGTGACGGCAAAAGCAATAATAATAAATAGCCATCAAAAATTCAGAATACATAAAAGCAAACATTTACCTATAGGTTAAACCCACTTTTGACGGGATTTCTGTTTATGGTTAAAAAGGGCATATTGCAGGAAATTTTCAGCAAAGCACTTTATGCAGATAATCCATCGACTTATGTGGTGACTTACAGAGATCACGATATTTATCGACGAATTGCTTTAGATGAATTCGTATTCATTTCCGAATATTTTCAGAAGATTCCTGCATCGAGAATAATCCGGGTCGAATTACGAGGACGAATACTTTATGAAAAAAATTAAAATAATACCACGCTGAAACACCAATAACAATAATCATGGAAAAAAATGTTACTGATTTTAGTAGCCTGTGTAATAAGCTAGTGGGATTAGATCCGAGAATTCGTTTCGTGGGGGTTACTGATAAACATGGCATGATACTTACAACCGCGGAGAGAACAGGTATAGTTCCTCTTTTAAATGATGAAGAAACTGAACAATATGCTATTACTGCATCAACTAGACAATATACTAGATTGAGATGGCAAGATCTACTTGGAAAACTAAATTATACATGTTCCTTGTATGAAAAAA
Coding sequences:
- a CDS encoding ParA family protein; this translates as MTHCIAIHSYKGGTGKTTIAANAAALLVQMGKKVAILDLDVYAPSLHNYFKTNPKKWINDFLDNNADIHESIIDTTPLLFPQGQEQTNSKGRLYTGFSNPSRDAIFKFEMGNGTDYWKKQFRKLVFLREQIITKLDADYIIIDTSPGIRHWSINALSIADKLILTMKMDDLDIEGTKKLLFEIYTTFVRFGAISYILLNRVSGYCIPCNTIQSNIVENQDHKKVLEELHAATGANSLSPLPCYCDIQFSPREFLTVINNPNHPFSLRLKNIINEMTNTT
- a CDS encoding DUF6659 family protein, with the protein product MEKNVTDFSSLCNKLVGLDPRIRFVGVTDKHGMILTTAERTGIVPLLNDEETEQYAITASTRQYTRLRWQDLLGKLNYTCSLYEKILRITIPITNQKNRLEYLLIFTLDPNTDDFDYLIMEKVIPVVTNFFSRILTKSY
- a CDS encoding DUF504 domain-containing protein — translated: MVKKGILQEIFSKALYADNPSTYVVTYRDHDIYRRIALDEFVFISEYFQKIPASRIIRVELRGRILYEKN